A genomic window from Cloacibacillus evryensis DSM 19522 includes:
- a CDS encoding Synerg-CTERM sorting domain-containing protein, giving the protein MRKKTLSLLLIIALALFTVLPASADVLFTRQTNYSNTALGVINGSGAPVSPLIGNMGGDSGQGIFGFTNAEGGYRVAISLYGSGAAVDTINVYSPGAEEDWSKADVWAKPAAEITTSLFNTRAMKAMNGYLYGISYANAVVSKISTSSDDYKELATLEFEPQEGYSGHGEGLVTYNGSVYAIFSASKGTYGNYSYLPNTLVKLDADLNETATLPLAGLNFDGGGQGAYALSGSTLYVTSVGGSQPYGTLNEASSIEAADLDAMTTKTLVTAADVYKKDNTFNHFFKAVVVAGDKIYIKAVEWKADFSGYSMRVYETTAEKLAAGDIGTMIKDFTGTGWAAGMSYDSKTGYLWVAAGTSLNRYDGAAWTTYDKDALQGDLAQFAVANVPSAPTPDSGSSGGCNAGIPTALMAIALIPLLIRGKRSAKQ; this is encoded by the coding sequence ATGCGCAAAAAAACATTATCGTTACTTCTTATCATCGCGCTGGCGTTATTCACTGTCCTTCCGGCGTCAGCCGACGTGCTCTTCACGAGGCAGACGAACTATTCGAACACCGCGCTCGGCGTCATCAACGGAAGCGGCGCTCCCGTATCGCCGCTCATCGGCAACATGGGCGGGGACTCCGGGCAGGGCATCTTCGGCTTCACGAACGCCGAAGGCGGTTACCGTGTGGCGATCTCGCTCTATGGATCAGGCGCGGCTGTAGATACGATCAACGTCTACTCGCCGGGCGCGGAGGAGGACTGGAGCAAGGCGGACGTCTGGGCCAAACCGGCGGCGGAGATCACGACCTCACTCTTCAACACGCGCGCCATGAAGGCGATGAACGGCTATCTCTACGGCATCTCATACGCGAATGCGGTCGTGAGCAAGATATCGACGTCGAGCGACGATTATAAGGAGCTGGCGACGCTCGAATTCGAACCGCAGGAGGGCTACAGCGGGCACGGAGAGGGGTTGGTAACGTACAACGGCTCCGTCTACGCGATCTTCTCGGCTTCAAAGGGCACTTACGGCAACTACAGCTACCTTCCCAACACGCTGGTCAAGCTTGACGCGGACCTCAACGAAACGGCGACATTGCCGCTCGCCGGCCTCAACTTTGACGGCGGCGGGCAGGGGGCCTACGCGCTCTCCGGCTCGACGCTTTACGTGACCTCGGTCGGCGGCAGCCAGCCCTACGGCACGCTCAACGAGGCCAGCTCCATCGAGGCGGCTGACCTTGACGCGATGACGACTAAGACGCTCGTCACCGCCGCCGACGTATATAAGAAAGACAACACCTTCAACCACTTCTTCAAGGCGGTCGTCGTCGCCGGCGATAAGATCTACATCAAGGCGGTCGAATGGAAGGCCGACTTCTCCGGCTACAGCATGAGAGTCTACGAGACCACGGCGGAGAAGCTCGCCGCCGGCGATATAGGGACGATGATCAAGGACTTCACCGGCACCGGCTGGGCCGCGGGCATGAGCTACGATTCAAAGACCGGTTACCTCTGGGTTGCCGCCGGAACGTCCCTCAACCGCTATGACGGCGCGGCGTGGACGACCTATGACAAGGACGCGCTGCAGGGCGACCTCGCGCAGTTCGCTGTCGCCAACGTCCCGTCAGCACCGACGCCGGATTCCGGCTCGAGCGGCGGCTGCAACGCCGGCATTCCGACCGCTCTGATGGCGATCGCCCTCATCCCGCTTCTCATCCGCGGGAAAAGGAGCGCAAAGCAATAA